The Magnolia sinica isolate HGM2019 chromosome 9, MsV1, whole genome shotgun sequence sequence aatgaccgtgaagtgaaaggaattgaccgtaaaatgcatggaatgaccgtgaagtgaagggaattgaccgtgaaatgcattgaattgaccgtgactcaacacagaatcaccgggaatgaacgatgaaatgcatggaaatgaccgtgaaatgcattgaattgaccatgaaatgcatgaaaatgaccatgaagtgaagggaattgaccgtgaaatacattgaattgaccgtgaatcaacatggaatcgccgggaatgaacgtgaaatgcatggaaatgaccatgaaatgcattgaattgaccgtgaagtgaagggaattgaccgtgaaatgcattgaattgaccgtgaatcaacacggaatcaccgggaatgaacgtgaaatgcatggaaatgaccgtgaaatgcattgaattgaccttgaagtgaagggaattgaccgtgaaatgcattgaattgaccgtgtatcaacacggaatcaccgggaatgaacatgaaatgcatggaaatgatcgtgaagtgcattgaattgatcatgaaatgcatggaattgaccgtgaagtgaagggaattgaccgtgaaatgcatggaattgaccgtgaatcaacacagaattgccgggaatggccgtgaaatgcatggaaatgactgtggagtgaagcaaattgaccgtgaaatgcatgcaattgaccgtgaagtgaagggaattgaccatgaaatgcatggaattgaccatgaatcaacacggaatcaccgaaaatgaccgtgaaatgcatggaaatgacggtgaagttaagcgaattgattgtgaaatgcatggaaatgactgtgaagtgaaggaaattgaccgtgaatcaacatgaaattgccgcgaatgaccgtgaaatgcatggaaatgatggtgaagtgagcTATTTTGGATAAATATATAGGGTCAGGTGGAATAGATGGTTCTTGTCCGCTATTTTGGATGCTTAGCTAAAAGCATAGACTTCTTTAACTTAGCTATAGAATGTTGTGGTTAAACTTAGCTACAATTGGTCATGTGGAATAGACTATCACCATTCCAGCCCCATTCCAAAACCTGACTAAAAGAATCTGGACAAGTAACAGAATGTTATGATAGAGTGGTTAAGgaatcaattccatacatttcacggtcaattcccttcacttcacggtcaattcaatgcatttcatatatccataccgttcattcatttgtttaaaTGATTTCAGATCATGTACCCAAaaatgtagatccaaagctcaatgtgacccataatagaaaacagtggatattgaatgcttaaacaAAGGAAAACAGTCGGGGTCGACCCGGTCGACCACATTTCACTAAAATTCACATAAATGGGGTCGATCGGGTAACTGTCCAGAGAGTTTGGGTCGACCGGGTATGACCCAGTCGACCCTGACTGTTTTCCTTTGTGTgcattcaatatccactgttttctaATGATTGAGTTTTCTAATGACTCAGCCTGAAATTTTGCCAAGTCAAGTTCACTTGTACTCAACTCAttcaagttttgagttgagtcaatgAGTTATACAACTATGTTAGAAGGTATGTGGGCTATCTGGGTTGATGGGATTGAACCAATAAGTTTTAAGTTGGGTGAATGAGTTTTACAACTATGTTAGAAGGTATGTGGACTATTTGGATTGATGGGATCCAATGAATTTTGAGTTGGGTCAATGAGTTTTACAATTATGTTAGAAGGTATGTGGGCTATTTGGATTGATGGGATCCAATGAGTTTTGAGTTGGGTCATGAGTTTTACAACTACGTTAGAAGGTATGTGGGCTATTTGGATTGATGGGATCCAATGAGTTTTGTGTTGGGTCAATGCATGCGTTTTACAACTATGTTAGAAGGTCCTAGGCCTATCTGTTCCttggaaaggaaagaagaagttcCACCAATTCAAACAGCCTGAGTTCCTTGGAAAGCCCTCATACAGAAACTATAGGGAATCTGAGCCTCACAGCCAACCAATAGGAGGGCCAAATGTCACACAGAACCGTTCATTTGTATtctatgcatgtggcccacttgatgatcgcATTGGCCTGAACTTTTTAGTCGTGGCATTTGCAAAGAATATTTCATTTTCTGAGCGGCTCCGATACCACCGCACCTAATATTGTTCTGAAGATTACCATCGAGCCTAAATGGCTATGATGAAGTAGAGCTGGTAGAACTGGAACATGGTCCATCCTTCTGCAGTACATGTTGCAAGGTGATTTTTGGAGCTGTCTGTTGGTTCTCCTTATCATGGATGGAAAACGGCTTTAAAAGACATGATGTGAATAATCCTCGCCAAATATTGATCAGTTAGACTCAAAGAAATGGAGGGAAATAAAAATAAACGACGGTCAAATTTTAGAGTTGAAATGtgtaaaaatgaaaagaaagaaatgcatggaaatgatagaTGGGGTTGGGCACCATGTAGAGAAACAAACATTTGCAAATTTGTTTTCTAGTACACTATGACAATAGTTGTGCAATTTCAAATACCAGCTTCCAGATTGAGCAActtggattgcataaatgatTGCGTGAACACATAGCATGGGAAATAGGAACTATAGGCACTAGTGAGCTGAAATGAGCAGAAATGaattaggcatttcatcgaacacatggacTACAATGCATTTCAGAAAATATATCATTTGCAACtcatttcaaataaacagcacagcAAGTTCTTAAGCGTAGATTGCAACCCGTGATCATTATCTGGGCCCTCAAGGATCGATAAAACGGTAACATAGGGTTAATAGTCGGTGATTTCGAAATAGGAGTTCGACGCAGGGTGTAAGGATCTGTACAATAGACGTAGTCTATTAGCAATTGTGAAAAAAAAGGCTTCAATAGTCTAGGTTTTTGGGTCGAGGGTTGGATCTCACCTGTTTGTGGTCCTACAAAACCCGAAAGGAGTCCCGGTGCCGACACGAAGTCTTCCCAAGGAAAATGAGATCAATGTTCCTTGGTTGGATCCCACTTCTCCgagcttcctcttctcttctccttatttCCCCTTTTCAAATGCCCtaggaaaaaatagaaaattcgtGCAAGGTAGAGAGGTGTGAGAAAATGGGATTATATATAACTCCAAttttgatgtaaatggccctagtggCACTTGTACTCCCATACTAACCCTATATGGGTCATTTTTGGTCAATAAGGCTACGAGGGGAGGCTCACAAGGAAATCAGCGCCTAGGGCTAAGGATTCTAGTAATGGATAAGCCAAGGTATgttgtggaaatgaccgtgaatcaacacggaatcaccgggaatgaacgtgaaatacatggaaatgacggtgaagtaaagcaaattgaccgtgaaatgcatggaaatgaccgtgaagtgaagagaattgaccgtgaatcaacacagaatcgccaggaatgaacgtgaaatgcatggaaatgaccgtgaaatgcattgaattgaccgtgaagtgaagggaattgaccatgaaatgcattgaattgactgtgaatcaacatggaatcgtcgggaatgaacgtgaaatgcatggaaatgaccgtgaaatgcattgaattgaccatgaaatgcatgaaaatgaccgtgaagtgaagggaattgaccgtgaaatgcattgaaatgactgtgaatgaacacgaaatcgccgggaatgaccgtgaaatgcatggaaatgaccgtaaagtgaagggaattgaccggaaatgacggtgaagtgaagggaattgaccgtgaaatgcatggaaatgaccgtgaatcaacacggaatcgctgagaacgaccgtgaaatgcatggaaatgaccgtgaagtgaagcgaattgaccgtgaaatgcatgaaaatgaccgtgaagtgaagggaattgaccatgaaatgcatgaaattgacgtgaatcaacacggaatagccggtaatgaccgtgaaatgcatggaaatgatggtgaagtgaagcgaattgaccgtgaaatgcatggaaatgaccgtgaagtgaagggaattgaccatgaatgaacacggaatcgccaggaattgAGCAGGGAGTAAATGAAATTATATAATACACAAACAAATCACAATTCAGACTGAAATCACTATTATGAACACATCATTTACTGCAAAATTATGACAATATATACAAGGCATCGTTTACATCATTTCACCCTGAATGTTTtacaagacatcatttacaaTAATTTACAGCTCccacaaaatatacatcataccTAAGACAACTATATCATATTTTGTGGCCACTCAGGCAATCATAAGCTATAGAGTTCCTAAAGCTGGGAGTGAATTGCTGCAAATCTCTCCCTGACAAAATTTCGTCACTGCACAAAATGTCCATATATTTCATGAAAAAAATGCCATAATCATATCCGTTCGATTGCTTTGGTACGGAAGTATCTTCTCTGACCGTCCAAGACTTCCCATCCAACGTAGACATATCTCCTGCAGCATGGAATAATATAGGTAAGGCCTCCTTCATCAACTCGATATGTTGCCTATGTCGACTGAGTGCCCTCGAATACAAACTGTCGAGTATAACGATTTCTCGATCTCGAGGGTGGATGATCATCAGGTACCAATGAGTGTTGGCGTGGTTGACTGGTACGTATACCTGTGAGtagagctagctcgaaaagctcgctcgactcggctcgagtcagctcggattgactcggcttgaatggtcgattcaagccaagccaagctaattatttgaagctcgagttgagttcaagccaagttcgaccagggggtatttcaactcaacttgactcgaagctcaaactcgagctcgcatcggctcgattaataaatatattaaatgttaaatattatatatatatatataaaagttttaagtttaaacttaaaaataaaaaaataaaaaacaaaccctagagtttCTATCggaccgcacgcacccccttccctttcttctctttctctacccattgCCAGCCGCACGCCCGCCTCAACCACTActaccagttttcatttcagctccacaatagtatgatttcaatctcttgagatctacttcttaggcgagaaacccaagaaattcgagatgggttcttctcaaatttgttagagcttcaaggaaatccaatgatctgattggctagagctctttacttagatttctgatctgtgttttgctctgtttcttttctagtacttggatttttgctggtggaagaagatcaagaacagatcgattcttacaggtttcctcatccgattcgaagctttgtttggttttttcatcgggttttgctttgattctcttaagatttttgaatttttcatcaatggaggaggatcaagaatagaatccattactctctcacccaacaagctcgagctcgactcgaggtaaactcgactcgacttgaaccactagctcgactcgaactcgactcgacagctttggcaaacaagccaagcttcaatgttgagctcgaggccaagctcgagctcgagctcgaactcgagtacatcatggacaagccaagccaagcttggcccacctcgactcgactcggctcgatgcccacctctattgaCAAGATAAGATATCATTATAGACATCATAGAAATGGGTACACATAGTGTTAATAACTTGTACCGATACCATTACCTGTTCATACTGCCACATGGCGTTCTGCCCTTCACGATGTTTAACAATACCGAATACTGTGAGTTTCTCCACTTCTACAACTGAACACACATCGTCACCTCCAATGTCCCGATGCATTTTCAATGCTGACATGGCAATGTCGATACATGGCTATTACAAACAACATACCGaattagaacatatatcatataatgaaataacataataaccatgatCCAGTTCATACAGTTACCAGGAAAAATGTGGGGCAGAATTTGCAGTCCTTTGTATATATAGTAGGAAATGAACCGTGCCTTCTCTCCAGGAAATCAACGTACCTGTCAATGTCCTAATCAATAAATATGGCGAATTAAGCTCTAGTCTAATATAATTGTTGAATAACCATAGATATATGTGTGTGAATTACTTACAACACTATCAACCCATGCATTTTTCTCCCATATGGTCCTGAACTAACCAAATTCCGCCGTTTCTTTGTTTGTGTTGGCCCAACTATCCAATTCATGCAGTTCCTCCTTTAATAttaccctaaatggatcaatctTGGCCTCAAAGGGTATGGGAGAACAACACAATTCTTTTAATTTCTCAGTGTCGGCGGCCCTGCTTGGAGTTGTTTGAATGACAGAGATGGAAGTGAATGGAGAACGCTTGTATACAAACGGCTTCAACACCCTCTTAGTTCTCCTCTTATATGCTGCAATGGAAGGCAGTGATTTCTCACATATATCAGCGTCTAAGGCATCCGAGTGTTGAACATCCATCTCTTTGTTCCCCTGATCCCTACATTCCAATTCCTCatcctccttctctttctctaacCCCTTCTCCTTCCAAAACTGCATCTTCTCTAAAAGAAACGCCtccatctgcttcttcaactctatcttaccctcctccaactcttctttctccttctttaatgcctcattttttatcctcagttcttccttctcccttATTAACATTTCCCTCTCCATCTTCAAAACTACCCTCTCATTCAGCTCTTCCTTCTGTAACCTTAAGGCTTCCATCACTTTTAGCATTAGTTCCACCTCTATGCGtactacttctctctccctctcaatcgattcttctctctcttttaatgtGCGTTCTTGCCGCTTTAACTCTTCCCTATCTCTTTCCAACTGAATCCTCTCTGCCTCCAGCTCCTCCCTATCTTCCCTCAACTCTGCAGTCAGTTGCAATTtcgttccctctccctctccctcatcgcCACTCTTttcctctcccccttcttctccctctccctcatccccactctcttcctctcccccttcttctctctctccttgtccCGATCTCCCTTccatatcttcatcatcttcatctttaatgCCCTACAAAATGAAGCAATGTATGTATCAATTATATAACATGTCAAAGTAAATATAACATATCAACATAAAAGAATACTTTTCTGACATCTTACATCAAATCTATCACGGACCAAACAAACGGCCTCCGTCTCCAGCTCCTCAATGGTAGGCTCTAAGATAAGAACTATCTCAGTCTGCAAGAGAACAACTTCATTTTCATATacagaaacatatatatatatatatatatagttcaatAAGTGATCACTTAGCTTCATAGAAATTGACTTACATCTTCACTCTCTAGTATTTGATGAATCTTTttatacctccaacccttccatccTCGATATTGTGTGAATCTTGGAATTTGGGAGGGAATGTATAAAATGATACATTGTCAGAGAGTCGGTTCTCTCTCGAGGGCCCATATCTGTTACAATGAAATGACAAGATGATGTTAAATACATATACTTTCGtataaactataaattaaaatagacAAGGACAGAATCCTTACTTATAGGGGAAATATGCAACCGGTGACATTGtaatgaagcccatgtgatgccaTCAAGGCATTATCGATCCCTTCAGTCATCGTCTGGAAGGCCACACTACCCCAAGGGTAGTGTTTAAAGTCTTCCAACGAGTCAACAAGGTTGATAAATTCTGTACAACACATAATATTCATGTCGGTTcccctaacaaaccactctacACATAATATTAGGTCTACCTTCACGACATCTTCATGCTTCTTGctatcaactatcctattgaacaCCTCCAGTACATGTTTCTTTAGGATAGGATTTGAATTGAagtatttttctcttattgaCTTCTTCAAACGAGGGATATTAGGTATAGAGAGGTCACTAAACTTCAGCCCTGTTATTAAGGTGAAGTCCATCTGGAAAAACTTTACGCAGTTTCCCTGTATCTCGAATACAAGATTGCCTATATATCTCTCAATAAGTGAGTGAAAAATGGctcctataaacctaaatgatggaatgtgtaataaaaatgagaatAGGGTCTGCCTAAATATTCTAGTGTCATTCTTCTCCAACCCACTCTTCACgctatcaaaccaccatgtcaaagAACATCTGCATGATAGAGTGGGGGCCGACTCCCCAAATCACTTATGCAAGGGTTTGCTATCTGCAAGGATGAATGGGAAATTATATCAACGATAACATTCAATATTTAACGAAGCATAATATGAAAGTTCACTTGTTGTGGTGAAAAATCATAAAGTATGGTGTGAGAGTTTGCCGAGTCGGCGGTCAGTTTTTGGCGAATTCCAAATGAAAGTACAGGACTTATAGgtgaattttcacaagttttgtgCCTGTTTCACTCGTATATCAATTAATTTCATAAAGTTGTCGGTAAATTTATACGAGGTTATTTGTCAAAAAGATGTCAATATCATGCAGTTATCGGTCATTTTGACATTCAACAAGTCTGCGGCCAATTTTACtaagttatcggtcaatttttcGAGCTATATGTTGTGTTTCGGCTCGAGAacgtcatgaaattgaccgtgagtgAATTTGACTGAGgactgaaaatgaccgtgaagtgaaggaaattgagcgtgaaatgcatggaattgaccgtgaagtgaagggaattgaccgtgaattgaagggaattgttcgtgaaatgcatggtattgaccgtgaagtgaagggaaatgagagtgaaatgtatggaattgactgtgaagtaaacggaattgtccgtgaaatgagtggaatttacCGTGACATGAAGGGGATtggctgtgaaatgcatggaattgaccatcaattgaagggaattgtcctgcaatgcatagaattgaccgtgacatgagggggattgtccgtgaaatgcatggaattgaccgtgaagtgaaggggattgagcgtgaaatgcatggaattcaccgtgaagtgaaggggattgaccatgaaatgaatggaattgaccgtgaagtgaaggggagtcgccgaaaatgaccgtggaatgcatggaattgaccgtgaagtgaaggggagtagccggaaatgaccgtgaagtgaaggggattgaccatgaaatgcatggaattgactgtgaagtgaaggggaatgaccacaaaatgcatggaattaaccatgaagtgaagggaattgaccatgaaatgaatggaaatgaccgtgaactgaagggaattgaccgtgaagttagTTATATGTTTCTTGCAGTTGTGAGTCGAATTTCACTTAACGCTcaatcaattccattcactttttGGTCATTTTGAGTCAGTTCACGATCATTTTAactcaattcacggtcattttaactcagttcacAGTCCTTATCAATAACTCAGTGGATCCTTGGTCTATTAACTCAGTCGGTGCTCGTCAGTCTTCGTTTAGCTTCACATCTCATTTCGTCCTTTGTTTCAAAAACCCTCATTGTAAGCCATTTGAGCATTAACTTTTGCGCCCATCTATCAGGACATGCCATACCATTCGATGTTTAAAATAaaatagggttgtacacgagtcaagctagctcgaacaCATCcagagtcagctcggattgactcggattaactcggcttgaaaggccaacTTGAGATGAgtaaagttgagttcaagccgagttcgaccatggtgtattgcaactcgactcgacttgactcagcatggacgagtcaagccgagcttggcccacctcgactcgactcgactcgaactcgacttgactcaacatggatgagtcaagccgagcttggcccacctcggctCGATGTACGGCactaaaatcaaatgataaatggATTGTGGACCGTGAGCATATGACCAtgcgcatatatagtataatatatagtggggtccacaaaaagcGAGGGATTTGAATATACCTGTTATTCGAAGCTTCTTAGATGTGGGGACCATTTTCGTCCTTTATTCGGTTCACAAAAGTCGAAAATGACGTGCGTGGGGTCTGTATTCTCAAGCGAATAAAGTGGAaatcaaaaatgaagaaaatggagaGTTTTATTGGAAGGTGGACAGTCACAGAGGGGGAGAAGTAATCAGAGAATCAGATTCGGTCGGCTAGGATGAAGGAGcaagaagaggaaagaagaaaaaatcagattttcgGTGGAGATGGGGCTGGTAGTGTTCAAAGGGGTGTTTGTTTTAGAGCAGGGGCGTTTGTTTtagagcaggggcattttcgtcatgtGCAAGGGCGTCCGTACGCCCAGGGAGTATTCGTGGAAACTAAAAAgaaatgggcttaaaaaggttgtgggccatatactggtcgtacagttggaaatttctcccatattatcaacaaagcatggcattaattttatcccatggcaataggggacaatccctgccatgggtaataattatgttttttgaattccatcccacctaatcccttctaatcccaccgccgaAACagaagggtctgtttgggcggtgggattagaagggattaggtggcatgggattcatctggtcctatgccaattccactatatgtttgggaagaatggaaaagcttggaattacattaaatagaattgcattgggtcccgtgccaatttcactcaatattagtgagttgttgtaggtcccaccatgatgtgtgggctatatccacaccatccacccatttatcgagattattttagagcatgggccaaaaaaacaAGTAAAtctaatgcttaagtggaccccaccatagaaagcaacggggattgaatacttaccattgaaaacttctttagggccacataagttttggatctaccttatttttaggcccatgccataaaataaggttacaaaacaaatgaacaacttagatataacacgtgtgttattcttagtaatatcaaatgatggtgggtatatccattcgatgtaccaccatattatcaacaaagcagggcattaatcttatcccatggcaataggggacaatccctgccatgggtaataattatgttttttgaatcccatcccacctaatcccttctaatcccattagaagggattaggtgggatgggattcaaaaaacataattattacccatggcagggattgtcctctcttgccatgggataagattaatgccctgctttgttgataatacggtggtacatcgaatggatatacccaccatcatttgaaattattgagacacgtgttatatctaaactgttcatttgttttgtaacctcattttatggcatgggcctaaaaatgaggtagatccaaaacttatgtggccccaaagaagttttcaacggttagtattcaatccccattgctttctatggtggggtccacttgagcattagatttacctaattttttagcccatgctctaaaataatctcgataaatgggtggacggtgtggatatagcccacacatcatggtgggacctacaacaactcgctaacattgagtgaaattggcacaggacctaatgcaattctatttaatgtaattccaagcttttccattcttcccaaacatggagtggaattggcacagtaccagatgaatcccatcccacctaatcccttctaatcctacCGCCCAAATAGACCCTTAGGGGGTGTTCGGGgcatggcattgggaaggattaTGTGGGATGGTTAGAGGTGCACATTTTTgacccgatccggcggatccgacccgattaGACCCGATCAGGCCCGTTCCGGATAGAACCGACAGTCAAGATCGAGCCTGATCGGGTTAGAATTTCCAAATCCGTTTATTTTCGGGTCGGGTCCGGATAGCCCTATGTCCGGACCGACCCGACCCGTATACCCAAcccgaacagacccgacccgAATGGCGGGCGGATGCTATAAAAtatctttttcagtttttttttaccCTAACATTTCTAACCTCGTTTTTTTTACTGCCTCTccatttcctctcttttcttaccctaatcGCACCCGAACGAAGGACGAGCGCTGCTGCCCGACGATCTGCTGCCTGCCTGACAGactatcttcttcctctccattctcctcttcttcttcaacgtCCGTTCTGCTACCTGCCCGTCGCCCGACGCCAGTCTCCTCTCCTCCTCCTTGATTGAATCAGGTTTTGGTGAGGATTCTATTTTGATTTGAATATTTGATAGTTTCTTCTTATAAATCCTCTTCTTAttttccaatggtgggtgttgatTGTTGAATCCCCATtcgactcggtctgatgccctGCTCTAAAtgcaaggacgcggattgcatcgtACCCTGCCAATGTTGGGAACGTGCAGGAGCTTTGAGCTGGCACCGTGATGTGCGGGTCTTAAACACAGTCCACtcatgtttttttgtttttttttcctgtaatttTAGCATATAAGCCCAATGGAGATTaaactcttactgatgaaaacttctcggggccatagaagtttagtATGGAGTTTGTACTTGTAAAACAATTTTAATCATGGGTAGGAGGTAAATATTGCTTTAAAGACAGTGACATTGAAAAATTAGCTGAGCCTACTAGTGTTTTCATTACCTCCGTTCTAACCTTATCTGGATCcaactaggagcactacaactcaaactattcatgagatccaacccattcatcagagGGGCACCATTATGTTATAGGATGCTCTCGCAcaagttcaggtgggccacaatttattAAACAACTAATATAGGGCTGAAAATGTTTGGCTGTAAGTTTTCTTACCGATTTGTCACTACCTATTGAATGGACCAAATGTATTTTGGATGAGAACATCTACATGGTCAGACCTACTGATGGATGCCTTGGATATTGCATATGTTGTCCACTTCGGCATAATGAGGTGTGTGTAAGCATCTGTGGGCTCAGCAAAGCTCCccttttctaaaaattaaaattttaggtgCTTTGGTTTTACATTAACTTAGTGAAATGATGTTAGCTGAAAGCACCCACTTGATTCCTAATCAACATAATGCCTTGAAAGAAAAGAACTTTGCAATTTTGTAATTCTCTAACAAGCATAACTAATACAAACTTGTGAGTTTTTTGGCTAGGTTGGATTAAATAGGAAAGTTATTGACGTACACGACTGCAAGTCCAACCACAGATTTGAGATGTTTTCCATATTCTTTAAGTGCTCATAACACTAAAACAAGTTAGAAAACCGAGTAAAAGTAAGCAAACAATAAACTAAAATCCCAACAGGAAGCAAAAGAAAATGGTGATATCATTAAGCCATTACGATTGTGTCTTAATAAGTAATTAAAAGAAGACATAGGGTAATAGTGTGTAGGGTACAAAATTTTATAGTTCAGATAAGTGAGTGATTGTCCTTTTTTTGAAGGATtcatgaacatgtatcatgatagCGAGTTTTTGTTTATTGTCTCCTTCTTATGTGATGGGAAAGCTAATGACCTTTTGGTGGGATGTTTCCCccatttcttttcccttttttttcccccatttTTTCATTGTGGTTGTTGTTGCTGTTCTTGTGGGTTTGTGTGGGCACACCATCAGGTGATCAGTATCAGCCTCTAGTTTTTGTTTTTCACTAGCATGTCGAATGGATTTTCCTTTTACCTAGGTAAGAAAcaataagaaatggaaaagattcaCATGCAATGAGAGGGACGTCCATTAGCAGAGAGTGAAATGAATAGGGACATAAACATGAGGTGTCTGGaaataaaaacaaatgaatggcttgtAGGGTCCTTTTCACCTTACAAGGTGCACAAGGGCTACTC is a genomic window containing:
- the LOC131256544 gene encoding uncharacterized protein LOC131256544 translates to MLKVMEALRLQKEELNERVVLKMEREMLIREKEELRIKNEALKKEKEELEEGKIELKKQMEAFLLEKMQFWKEKGLEKEKEDEELECRDQGNKEMDVQHSDALDADICEKSLPSIAAYKRRTKRVLKPFVYKRSPFTSISVIQTTPSRAADTEKLKELCCSPIPFEAKIDPFRVILKEELHELDSWANTNKETAEFG